In one Mucilaginibacter sp. PAMB04168 genomic region, the following are encoded:
- a CDS encoding DUF4236 domain-containing protein, whose translation MGWSYRKSFGSGPFRINFSKGGISYSVGVKGARVNFSPKGTYVNLSSHGISYRRKISGPANPSSPASQEGFSTVPAIYEPAHTIASAAIGQLTDTDSKDFVQELSHTATMIAYRNWLGVFPFVTFLLVLLYASFESRTSVSVPATDSTLVRVTSYPGVYIRKKPSARSQIVKAAINDQTFLLADPSDSKWIKVIFKDTVGYISRRFTTIEHIHHDQVNSEVLVLSNNYAGYELLAGCVFFILLIGWLNRVDKKRLQMELYYEMDEEFQKAYQEFGRHFTTFSGSAKIWQYLNTHRTSDFKRNAGAGQLIKRTPIGGIAAHRVPLRFFSTNISIPYLKLSNLELYFLPERLLIKRGNTFAAVFYRNIQISGSTTRFIEDESLPRDAQVVDQTWRYVNKSGGPDRRFSNNRQIPICAYSEYTLRSETGVYEVLTTSKKGAMDNFANFILHIGQLQSRLGVS comes from the coding sequence ATGGGCTGGTCTTATCGTAAATCATTTGGTTCCGGACCGTTTCGGATTAATTTCTCTAAAGGTGGTATCAGTTATTCCGTAGGGGTAAAGGGTGCCCGGGTTAACTTTAGCCCGAAAGGCACCTATGTAAACCTAAGTTCACATGGTATCAGTTATCGCCGAAAAATTTCGGGGCCAGCTAACCCATCGTCGCCGGCATCACAAGAGGGATTTTCGACGGTGCCAGCCATATATGAGCCAGCGCATACCATCGCTTCAGCAGCAATCGGGCAGCTAACTGATACTGATTCCAAAGATTTTGTCCAGGAGCTTTCGCATACAGCAACCATGATCGCTTACCGGAATTGGCTGGGAGTATTTCCGTTCGTTACTTTCTTGCTGGTACTGCTATATGCTTCTTTTGAAAGCCGTACATCGGTCTCCGTCCCGGCAACGGACAGCACACTTGTCAGGGTAACCTCTTACCCTGGTGTTTATATCCGTAAAAAGCCCAGCGCACGTTCACAGATCGTTAAGGCTGCTATCAATGACCAGACTTTTTTACTTGCCGACCCTTCAGACAGCAAATGGATAAAAGTTATTTTTAAAGACACGGTGGGTTACATTAGCCGCCGGTTCACGACCATCGAGCATATCCATCATGACCAGGTAAATTCCGAAGTATTGGTCCTCTCTAATAATTATGCCGGTTATGAACTTCTTGCGGGCTGTGTGTTTTTTATCCTGCTTATCGGCTGGTTAAACAGGGTAGATAAGAAGCGGTTGCAAATGGAATTATATTATGAAATGGACGAAGAGTTTCAAAAGGCCTATCAGGAATTCGGCAGACATTTCACAACATTTTCTGGATCGGCCAAGATCTGGCAGTATCTTAATACACACCGCACCTCGGATTTTAAACGTAATGCGGGCGCAGGGCAGCTGATCAAACGGACACCGATCGGCGGAATCGCTGCACATAGGGTACCGTTGCGATTTTTTTCGACCAATATTTCCATTCCTTATCTGAAGCTGAGCAATTTGGAGCTTTACTTCCTTCCGGAGCGACTGTTGATCAAGCGTGGTAATACTTTTGCTGCGGTGTTCTATAGAAATATCCAGATCAGCGGATCAACCACTCGTTTTATCGAGGATGAGAGTCTGCCCCGTGATGCGCAGGTAGTAGATCAGACCTGGCGTTATGTAAATAAAAGCGGGGGCCCCGACCGGCGTTTTAGTAATAACCGTCAAATCCCAATCTGTGCCTATTCGGAATATACACTTCGTTCAGAAACTGGGGTTTATGAAGTACTTACAACTTCCAAGAAGGGAGCTATGGATAATTTTGCAAACTTCATTTTGCACATCGGGCAATTACAATCCAGATTGGGTGTAAGTTGA
- a CDS encoding phospholipase D-like domain-containing protein: MELINQQVINDNKDIYAKIQKELLSAGTEILIATAWFTDDELYQIVAAKVKEGVRVEVIIADNQENERLDFDSLVAAGAAVFKIRNSGYGIMNQKFCVIDRRIALHGSYNWSVNAKKNNQESIISTNHQETINSLIENFNAIKTKIQEQPGEAGNGTVTNIPKTEKPKSFPTQVSANAGTEFEKVLDSMIAAEVGSFDRKFLREQGFDRAKANSGDHQVLHKAFDTVYSVFINNIDVIDDKKRRLQTKIEEHRVKTRDVLTKACELEIEYRERDASLNKANIESRQSNLETQIATSSKDIDEIRDNKVPMIENQNRELDQKIKKAELEFITPKIKWFELIPTCIFNAALLCYLFVFYSSAAYILLFSVADAKEAEAQNMPIAEAQIFNAHAISKAAEKGWVAVLFICLFVFIPLSFAMADRFIKNKLTTIALFWFGIIFLDGAVAYKVTESIYEVNYARGNFNLPWKTSMAFTDTNFYLVFVFGALGLLMFKFALKKLMQLFEDRNPDILAERNQLFIKQLIMEMGSNAEKITILKDEMCVLEKVVIEREAEVKQIQHELSNLPVTLNHELQKKRSQLISDLETIDKIASIYSIHIESDNLPISVDALKDRINVFLEGWNDYLYHEYAIPKATLKTAQAAEIALVWQNEKLQINKIDKRVKFHTHE, from the coding sequence ATGGAACTGATCAATCAGCAGGTCATAAATGACAACAAGGATATTTACGCGAAGATCCAGAAAGAGCTTTTATCAGCCGGGACTGAAATTCTTATTGCCACCGCCTGGTTCACTGATGACGAGCTTTATCAAATTGTAGCTGCCAAGGTAAAAGAAGGAGTGCGTGTAGAGGTCATCATTGCAGATAACCAGGAAAATGAGAGATTGGATTTCGATTCGCTGGTAGCTGCAGGCGCTGCTGTTTTCAAGATCAGGAACAGCGGTTATGGAATCATGAATCAAAAATTTTGCGTGATCGATAGACGGATCGCATTACACGGATCTTATAACTGGAGTGTCAATGCCAAGAAGAACAACCAGGAAAGTATAATTAGCACAAACCATCAGGAAACAATCAATTCTTTAATTGAAAATTTCAATGCTATTAAAACAAAGATCCAGGAACAACCTGGAGAAGCAGGAAACGGGACTGTGACAAATATTCCTAAAACGGAAAAACCGAAAAGTTTCCCAACTCAGGTTTCTGCAAACGCGGGCACAGAATTCGAAAAAGTCCTGGACTCGATGATTGCTGCTGAAGTCGGAAGTTTTGACCGGAAGTTTCTCCGGGAACAAGGGTTTGATCGGGCAAAAGCTAATAGTGGTGACCACCAAGTCCTGCATAAGGCTTTTGACACTGTTTACTCTGTTTTCATTAATAACATTGATGTTATCGACGACAAAAAAAGACGCTTACAGACGAAGATCGAGGAACACCGGGTAAAAACGCGGGATGTGCTCACCAAAGCTTGTGAATTGGAGATTGAATATCGGGAGCGAGATGCTTCCTTAAATAAAGCGAACATCGAATCCCGTCAATCTAATCTGGAAACGCAGATCGCCACCAGTTCTAAAGATATTGACGAAATCAGAGACAACAAGGTTCCGATGATCGAAAATCAGAACCGGGAGCTTGATCAGAAAATCAAAAAAGCGGAACTCGAATTTATTACGCCCAAGATAAAGTGGTTCGAGCTGATACCGACTTGTATTTTCAATGCGGCGTTGTTGTGTTATCTGTTTGTCTTCTATTCCTCGGCGGCATATATCCTCCTTTTCAGTGTGGCGGATGCTAAAGAGGCTGAGGCTCAAAACATGCCAATTGCTGAAGCGCAGATATTCAATGCGCATGCGATCAGCAAGGCTGCTGAAAAGGGTTGGGTTGCCGTCCTTTTCATTTGCTTGTTCGTCTTTATTCCATTGTCATTTGCGATGGCTGACAGGTTCATTAAAAATAAGTTGACCACTATTGCACTTTTTTGGTTCGGCATCATCTTTCTGGATGGTGCTGTCGCCTATAAAGTCACTGAATCCATATATGAGGTCAATTATGCACGAGGAAACTTTAACCTTCCCTGGAAAACAAGCATGGCCTTTACAGACACCAACTTCTATCTCGTGTTTGTCTTCGGTGCGCTGGGCTTGCTGATGTTCAAGTTCGCTTTAAAAAAACTGATGCAACTTTTCGAGGATCGGAATCCTGACATACTTGCTGAACGTAACCAGCTATTCATCAAGCAACTGATTATGGAAATGGGTAGCAATGCAGAAAAGATCACTATCCTGAAAGACGAAATGTGCGTGCTGGAGAAGGTGGTAATCGAACGCGAAGCGGAAGTTAAGCAGATCCAGCACGAATTGAGCAATCTGCCGGTTACGCTGAATCATGAATTGCAAAAAAAGCGTAGTCAACTTATCTCGGATTTGGAAACAATCGATAAGATCGCATCGATCTATTCAATTCATATAGAGTCAGATAATTTGCCGATCTCCGTAGACGCATTAAAAGACAGGATTAATGTCTTTCTTGAAGGTTGGAACGACTATCTGTACCATGAATATGCTATTCCAAAGGCAACATTGAAAACGGCACAAGCGGCTGAAATCGCATTGGTTTGGCAAAATGAAAAGTTACAAATCAACAAAATTGATAAACGCGTCAAGTTCCATACTCATGAATAA
- a CDS encoding response regulator, whose product MFERVLIAEDHHSVNSWVQQTLTTLGAIYVRQAHYCDDAFKLLQIAKADGASYDLLITDLSFREDRPGQKLKSGVDLIAAVRKLQPEIKILVFSAENQPTVATGLYDRLGINGYVPKGPRDEEDMKRAIKQIADHKIFIPLEFQQAVRAKNAHDFTKYDLIIISELAQGTYQKNIPYVLEQQGFKASSLSSVEKRLGQIRDALGFTKNEQLIAYCKDHWII is encoded by the coding sequence ATGTTTGAACGTGTTTTAATCGCCGAAGATCACCATAGCGTTAACAGCTGGGTTCAGCAAACCTTAACAACACTTGGCGCTATTTATGTCCGTCAGGCGCATTATTGCGACGATGCTTTTAAATTACTACAGATCGCAAAAGCGGATGGTGCTTCATACGACCTGTTGATTACAGATCTTTCTTTCCGGGAAGACCGTCCGGGTCAAAAACTGAAGAGTGGCGTCGACCTGATCGCCGCTGTAAGAAAACTTCAGCCTGAGATAAAGATACTGGTATTTTCAGCTGAAAATCAGCCGACGGTCGCCACTGGGCTGTATGACCGTTTGGGAATCAATGGGTATGTTCCAAAAGGTCCCCGTGATGAGGAGGACATGAAAAGGGCTATAAAACAAATAGCTGACCATAAAATATTTATTCCACTAGAATTTCAACAAGCCGTCCGTGCAAAGAATGCGCACGACTTTACGAAGTATGACCTTATTATTATCTCAGAACTGGCACAGGGAACCTATCAAAAGAACATTCCTTATGTTCTGGAACAACAAGGTTTCAAGGCTTCCAGTTTAAGTAGCGTAGAAAAGCGGCTAGGGCAGATCCGTGATGCTTTAGGTTTCACCAAAAATGAACAACTGATCGCTTATTGCAAAGATCATTGGATCATTTAA
- a CDS encoding ATP-binding protein, whose amino-acid sequence MSQASTDYERATSFLDKQIDSAFFYFNRAVISSKDSLQIAMAYNQMAVIQSDASDYFGAQESLSTSLRFLNERREDHHQCLASDYNELGVAGINLKAYRSALEYFDQALRFSKDEKFRLAIFNNKAFTYQEMKAYPQALKIYTEILPKTVRKKTYARILNNMATAKALYRPGYNAAPELLKALEIRRQENDLWGQNSSFTHLADFYAASRPDSALFYANAMYSIARQISSPDDELEALGHLIKLTPTNLAKKYFVRFQRLNDSLVDARNSSRQQFALIRYHAEQSKAENLQLQKENAEKKYQVAVRNLLLFVIVVVIIAVAIIMIVWLRKRKIREEREKQEAILETRRKTSKKVHDSLSNDIYLLMKRIKHDSVLDRQWLLVHSEDVYKRSRDISYEILSDNDEFFHERIGELLKSFGTENTKVSLVGNDEALWHKVGGDVRSELKLILKEFMVNMQKHSKAANVVVKFETKGNNCSITYIDDGVGIPENTIYQNGLTYTGTRIKTICGHINFGTNDGRGLRIEINFPFA is encoded by the coding sequence ATGAGTCAGGCCTCAACCGATTATGAAAGGGCCACCTCTTTTCTCGACAAACAAATTGATTCTGCTTTTTTTTACTTCAATAGAGCGGTGATTAGCTCAAAGGACAGCCTTCAAATTGCGATGGCGTACAACCAGATGGCAGTGATTCAATCAGACGCCAGTGATTACTTCGGCGCCCAAGAAAGTTTGTCCACTTCATTGCGATTTTTAAATGAACGCCGTGAGGATCATCATCAGTGCTTAGCCTCAGATTACAATGAGCTGGGTGTAGCGGGCATTAACCTCAAAGCTTACCGGTCCGCCCTGGAATACTTTGACCAGGCGCTTCGTTTCTCGAAAGATGAGAAGTTTCGGCTGGCTATCTTCAACAACAAAGCATTCACCTATCAGGAAATGAAAGCCTATCCCCAAGCGCTGAAAATATATACAGAGATATTGCCCAAGACCGTTCGGAAAAAAACTTATGCCCGTATCCTGAACAATATGGCGACGGCTAAAGCACTTTATCGCCCCGGTTATAATGCTGCCCCGGAGTTGTTAAAGGCGTTGGAGATTCGACGACAGGAAAATGATCTTTGGGGCCAGAACTCAAGTTTTACTCACCTGGCAGATTTTTATGCAGCCAGCCGCCCGGATTCTGCCTTGTTTTATGCAAACGCAATGTACTCAATCGCACGGCAGATCAGCAGTCCCGATGATGAACTGGAAGCGTTAGGACATTTGATCAAACTGACGCCCACAAATCTAGCTAAGAAATATTTTGTACGTTTCCAGCGACTGAATGACAGCCTTGTTGACGCGAGGAATTCATCAAGGCAACAATTCGCCCTGATCCGGTATCACGCCGAGCAAAGTAAAGCGGAGAACCTGCAACTTCAGAAAGAAAATGCGGAGAAGAAATATCAGGTAGCGGTCAGAAACCTATTGTTATTTGTAATTGTGGTGGTCATTATAGCAGTAGCGATCATTATGATCGTATGGCTTCGAAAACGAAAGATTCGGGAGGAAAGGGAAAAGCAGGAAGCCATTCTTGAAACTCGACGTAAAACCTCGAAAAAAGTTCATGATTCGTTATCCAATGATATTTATCTGTTGATGAAAAGGATTAAGCATGATTCAGTGCTTGACAGGCAGTGGCTGCTTGTGCATTCAGAGGATGTATATAAACGATCACGCGATATTTCTTATGAGATACTGAGCGATAATGATGAATTTTTTCATGAAAGGATCGGTGAGCTTTTGAAATCATTTGGTACTGAAAACACCAAAGTTTCTCTGGTGGGGAATGATGAGGCGTTATGGCACAAGGTCGGTGGAGACGTGCGATCAGAATTAAAGCTGATTTTAAAGGAGTTTATGGTCAACATGCAGAAGCACAGTAAAGCCGCTAATGTGGTTGTCAAGTTTGAGACCAAGGGAAACAATTGTTCGATCACTTACATTGACGATGGTGTCGGTATTCCGGAGAATACTATTTACCAAAATGGCCTGACATATACGGGAACCCGTATAAAAACCATTTGCGGCCATATTAATTTTGGCACTAACGATGGGAGGGGTCTCAGGATCGAGATCAACTTTCCCTTTGCCTAA
- a CDS encoding site-specific integrase produces MVSKLHILFFLYRSKANCKDTMPVYCRLTLNGQRKQFSSGCYLKEIDWDVKGAVQKGASIEAKHCNNRLKTIRNKLMQAYDALLKSHDDFNASDLYDQYLGNKKNERTLLGIFDFHIAQIKTLVNKDYSIATLNKFTLIRSHVCAFIKEHHRLPDYPLPSLNLGFLLDFEHFLKVDKRQNQNTVNKTIERVKKVVHIAVAHGWLKLDPFALYRKKRFVKEVVFLNSEELELLEKHPLSATLNKVRDLFIFSCYTGLAYHELSGLRSDHLKKDKKGWLWIEMIRQKTKRPIAVPLLPKALSIVKCYGYPNNEGFLFPSISNQKLNVYLKELASQAGINKHLTHHIARKTFASTVLLNNEIPMDVASFLLGHSKMSTTEDFYAKVQRERVVFHLNKLA; encoded by the coding sequence ATGGTAAGCAAATTACACATTCTCTTTTTCCTGTATCGTTCCAAGGCAAACTGCAAAGACACTATGCCGGTTTATTGCCGCTTAACGCTGAATGGCCAGCGTAAACAGTTCTCATCCGGCTGCTATCTCAAAGAGATCGATTGGGACGTTAAAGGTGCAGTACAAAAAGGCGCCAGTATTGAGGCGAAGCATTGCAACAATCGGCTCAAGACCATTCGAAACAAACTGATGCAAGCATACGATGCGCTTTTGAAGTCTCATGATGACTTCAATGCCAGCGATCTCTACGATCAGTATTTAGGCAATAAAAAAAACGAGCGAACTTTACTTGGCATATTCGATTTTCATATTGCGCAGATCAAAACATTGGTCAACAAAGATTATTCTATTGCGACCCTTAATAAGTTTACGCTCATCAGGTCCCACGTGTGCGCGTTTATAAAAGAACACCATCGTTTGCCCGATTACCCCTTACCGTCGCTTAATCTCGGCTTTCTTCTGGATTTTGAACACTTCTTAAAGGTAGATAAACGTCAAAATCAGAATACAGTTAACAAAACGATCGAAAGGGTCAAAAAGGTCGTTCACATAGCCGTTGCGCATGGTTGGCTAAAACTTGACCCATTTGCACTGTATCGTAAAAAAAGATTCGTTAAAGAGGTGGTGTTCCTGAATAGCGAGGAGTTGGAACTGCTTGAAAAGCATCCGCTGTCAGCAACATTAAATAAGGTCAGGGATCTCTTCATCTTTTCATGTTATACCGGACTCGCGTATCATGAACTGTCGGGACTCAGAAGCGATCATTTAAAAAAGGACAAGAAAGGTTGGTTGTGGATCGAAATGATCCGGCAAAAAACGAAGCGGCCTATTGCTGTTCCATTACTGCCGAAGGCATTGAGCATCGTGAAGTGCTACGGTTACCCCAATAACGAAGGCTTCCTGTTTCCCTCCATCTCCAATCAAAAGTTGAATGTTTATTTAAAAGAGCTTGCTTCCCAGGCAGGTATAAACAAGCATCTCACTCATCATATTGCAAGAAAAACATTTGCTTCTACTGTCCTCCTCAACAATGAGATTCCGATGGATGTTGCCTCCTTCTTACTTGGTCACAGTAAAATGTCTACCACTGAGGATTTTTACGCAAAAGTCCAAAGGGAGCGGGTAGTGTTTCATCTGAATAAACTTGCCTAA
- a CDS encoding sigma-70 family RNA polymerase sigma factor: MNCKELKQLTTADYNYLYHYGLKRLNDPALIEDLIQDTFLVVLEQYDRFEQRSSELTWMTAILKHKIYKVYRLRSKEKVMASDKQLKLIGYDSEMTADNDPYDDVDPIMMKEFYRCLGDYLSTQPDTWQQVYQMRFVLGWKAADICHKLSLTSGNYWVICHRLKLALKQWYVKNWQ; encoded by the coding sequence ATGAATTGCAAGGAATTGAAACAATTAACTACGGCAGATTACAATTACCTGTATCACTATGGACTTAAAAGGCTTAACGATCCGGCTTTGATCGAAGACTTGATACAGGATACTTTTTTGGTCGTGCTGGAACAGTATGACCGGTTCGAACAGCGCAGTTCCGAACTTACCTGGATGACCGCCATACTTAAGCATAAGATCTATAAAGTCTACAGGCTTCGGTCCAAGGAAAAGGTTATGGCTTCAGATAAGCAACTTAAGCTAATCGGCTACGATTCTGAGATGACGGCCGATAATGATCCCTATGACGACGTTGACCCTATTATGATGAAGGAGTTTTACCGGTGTTTAGGCGACTACCTGTCGACGCAACCTGACACCTGGCAACAAGTCTATCAAATGAGGTTTGTACTAGGATGGAAAGCGGCCGATATCTGCCATAAACTTTCTCTCACCTCGGGTAACTACTGGGTAATCTGTCATCGTTTGAAGTTAGCGCTGAAGCAATGGTATGTCAAAAATTGGCAGTAG
- a CDS encoding helix-turn-helix domain-containing protein, translating into MVAIEIITKEDLMAFKADLLNEIKHLLNNTQLSDKRQWLKSKEVRELLGISASTLQNLRVNGTMSFTRIGGTVFYKSEDIMKLLNGKR; encoded by the coding sequence ATGGTGGCAATAGAAATTATTACCAAAGAGGATCTCATGGCCTTTAAGGCCGATCTGCTCAATGAAATCAAGCATTTATTAAACAATACCCAACTTTCCGATAAAAGGCAGTGGCTAAAAAGCAAGGAAGTGCGGGAGCTTCTAGGTATCTCCGCCAGTACGCTGCAAAACTTGCGGGTCAATGGTACAATGTCCTTCACCCGTATCGGCGGTACAGTCTTTTATAAATCGGAAGACATTATGAAGCTACTTAACGGAAAAAGGTAA
- a CDS encoding site-specific integrase — protein sequence MLDKSFGLFFFLKQPQHYKGGDMFIYLRITVNGKSKDLSTKRLWNPARWDARSGKATGSREDAKAINLLLMTLESKAHEARRSLIDENKDISVQSLKDVMMGVDNRRMILSIFEKHNERIGALVPQEYSPGTLDLFKRTLDHTRSFMQWKYGLNDMEITSLDYEFINDFSFWLKTVRKCQHNSAVKYMTYFKKIVLQCVKSKWLPGDPFSDFKMTKREVERPHLTEEELLAIYQKRFVSDRLTQVRDIFVFSCYTGLAYADVQKLKKTEIVTGVDSMKWIATHRQKTDTPSRIPLMPVPLAILEKYEDHASCRVKGTVLPILSNQKMNAYLKEIADVCGIDKSLSFHIARHTFATTVTLSNGVPIESVAKMLGHKNLRQTQHYAKVLDKKVGDDMQKLRRHLLAVQEDSK from the coding sequence ATGTTAGACAAAAGTTTCGGTCTATTTTTCTTTCTCAAGCAGCCCCAGCATTACAAAGGGGGAGACATGTTCATTTACTTAAGAATTACCGTTAACGGTAAGAGCAAAGACCTATCCACAAAAAGGTTGTGGAACCCGGCGAGATGGGATGCCAGGAGCGGTAAAGCAACCGGAAGCAGGGAAGATGCAAAAGCGATAAACCTACTGCTGATGACGCTCGAATCAAAAGCACACGAGGCCCGGAGGTCTTTGATCGACGAAAATAAAGACATCTCCGTACAAAGTCTAAAGGACGTCATGATGGGTGTAGACAACCGTAGGATGATCCTGTCCATTTTTGAAAAGCACAATGAGCGTATCGGCGCTTTAGTTCCGCAGGAGTACTCTCCTGGAACACTTGATCTTTTTAAACGAACGCTTGATCATACCCGTTCTTTCATGCAATGGAAATATGGATTGAATGATATGGAGATTACGAGCCTTGACTATGAATTTATTAATGACTTCTCGTTCTGGTTGAAGACGGTGCGTAAGTGCCAGCATAATTCAGCGGTCAAGTACATGACTTATTTTAAAAAGATCGTCCTCCAGTGTGTGAAGTCTAAATGGTTGCCCGGAGATCCTTTTAGCGACTTCAAAATGACCAAGCGTGAGGTCGAACGCCCCCACTTAACAGAAGAAGAACTTTTAGCCATTTATCAAAAGCGATTTGTCAGCGACCGCCTTACCCAGGTCCGGGACATTTTTGTTTTCAGCTGTTACACGGGGCTTGCCTATGCAGATGTACAAAAGCTTAAAAAGACGGAGATTGTCACCGGTGTTGACAGCATGAAATGGATTGCTACTCACCGGCAGAAAACTGACACGCCGTCCAGGATACCCTTGATGCCGGTGCCGTTAGCCATTCTTGAAAAGTATGAAGATCATGCGTCATGCCGCGTGAAGGGAACGGTCCTGCCCATTTTGAGCAATCAAAAAATGAATGCCTACCTGAAAGAGATTGCTGACGTTTGTGGCATCGACAAATCGCTCTCCTTCCATATCGCCAGACATACATTTGCGACCACCGTTACGCTGAGTAACGGCGTACCAATTGAATCCGTTGCGAAAATGTTAGGCCATAAGAATCTAAGACAGACACAGCATTATGCGAAGGTCCTGGATAAAAAAGTAGGGGACGATATGCAAAAATTAAGAAGGCATTTATTGGCGGTGCAGGAAGATTCGAAATAG